A region of Solanum dulcamara chromosome 7, daSolDulc1.2, whole genome shotgun sequence DNA encodes the following proteins:
- the LOC129896781 gene encoding trans-resveratrol di-O-methyltransferase-like produces MALPNNDNIEDKSREVLAAQAHIWNHTFNFISSMSLKCAIELGIPDIIHSHGRPMTLSDLVNALPINVKSNGEDCIYRLMRMLIHAGFFIQTKINEEEEGYLLTPSSRLLLKDEPDSSMIPFIQLVLDPIMMDPWHYLSQWIQNGGPSPFATAHGKHIFEYAEKAPKFNRIFNEAMASDARLVASVLIKNVKGIFEGLKSLVDVGGGTGSVAKAIAEAFPQINCTVLDLPHVIEGLEGSKNLSFVGGDMFKSVPSADAILLKWILHDWGNEDCIKLLNKCKEAIPSKENGGKVIIIDIVILDSQKGDDKSYETQLYMDMLTMAVVSGKQKTEQEWAKLFYDAGFSDYKIHPILGLRSVIEVYP; encoded by the exons ATGGCATTGcctaataatgataatattgaagacAAAAGTAGAGAAGTATTGGCTGCTCAGGCACACATATGGAACCATACATTCAACTTCATCAGCTCCATGTCACTCAAATGTGCTATTGAACTTGGAATTCCAGATATCATTCATAGCCATGGCCGACCCATGACCCTCTCCGATTTAGTGAATGCCCTCCCCATCAACGTCAAATCCAATGGTGAGGATTGCATTTATCGTCTCATGCGTATGCTAATTCATGCAGGCTTCTTTATTCAAACCAAGATTaacgaagaagaagagggtTATTTACTTACTCCGTCTTCACGTCTTCTCCTTAAAGATGAGCCTGATTCGAGCATGATCCCTTTTATTCAATTGGTACTTGATCCCATTATGATGGATCCGTGGCACTATCTCAGCCAGTGGATCCAGAATGGCGGGCCTTCTCCCTTCGCCACCGCTCATGGCAAGCACATCTTTGAATATGCCGAGAAGGCACCAAAATTTAACCGTATATTTAATGAAGCCATGGCTAGTGATGCCCGCTTGGTCGCGAGCGTGTTGATAAAAAATGTTAAGGGAATTTTTGAAGGGTTGAAATCGTTGGTGGACGTTGGAGGTGGCACTGGAAGCGTAGCTAAAGCTATTGCCGAAGCATTTCCACAAATAAATTGCACTGTGTTAGATTTGCCTCATGTAATTGAAGGGCTTGAAGGAAGCAAGAACCTAAGCTTTGTGGGAGGAGACATGTTTAAGTCCGTTCCTTCTGCCGATGCAATTTTACTAaag TGGATATTACATGACTGGGGCAATGAAGATTGTATCAAACTATTGAACAAGTGTAAAGAAGCAATTCCAAGTAAGGAGAATGGAGGAAAGGTAATCATCATTGACATTGTGATATTGGATAGCCAGAAAGGAGACGATAAGTCATATGAAACTCAACTCTACATGGACATGCTTACGATGGCTGTTGTTTCTGGGAAACAAAAAACCGAACAAGAATGGGCAAAACTCTTCTATGATGCTGGTTTTAGTGACTACAAGATTCATCCCATCTTAGGATTAAGAAGTGTTATTGAGGTTTACCCTTAA